The Sphingobacterium bambusae genome includes a window with the following:
- a CDS encoding sensor protein KdpD, producing MEERKSAEHFMELVTKSRRGKFKLYIGMSAGVGKTYRMLQEAHLLLKNGIDVKIGYIETHGRKETHALLDGLPQIARRKLFYRGKELEELDVDAVLQMRPEVVLVDELAHSNIQGSKNDKRWQDVLEILASGINVISAVNIQHLESLHDEIQDITRVDVSERVPDSVIDQADDVVNIDLTAEELIARLREGKIYDESKIPAALNNFFKNDHILQLRELALKEVASQVQRKVEAEVVHDRPVKKERFMACISSNEKTARTVIRKTARLAGYYNSNWFVLYVQLPRESVDRIALDKQRHLINNFKLATELGAEIIKIEGKNVGREIMAQCELRKISTVCIGKPRITLSKIVLLGDTFRVLLNRLAQERIDLVILS from the coding sequence ATGGAAGAACGAAAGAGTGCTGAACATTTCATGGAGCTGGTTACCAAGTCTAGACGGGGCAAGTTCAAACTGTATATAGGCATGAGTGCGGGCGTCGGAAAAACTTACCGCATGTTGCAGGAAGCACATCTGCTGCTTAAAAATGGTATTGACGTGAAAATAGGTTACATCGAAACTCATGGACGGAAGGAAACCCATGCGCTACTCGACGGTCTTCCGCAAATTGCACGTCGGAAGCTTTTTTACAGGGGCAAGGAGCTGGAAGAGCTTGACGTGGATGCCGTTCTGCAGATGCGCCCGGAAGTGGTACTGGTGGATGAACTCGCCCACAGCAATATACAGGGGAGTAAGAACGACAAGCGATGGCAGGATGTGCTGGAAATTTTGGCGTCGGGAATCAACGTCATCAGTGCGGTCAATATACAACATTTGGAAAGTTTGCATGATGAGATACAGGATATTACGAGGGTCGATGTCAGCGAACGTGTGCCGGATAGTGTTATCGATCAGGCAGATGATGTAGTTAATATAGATCTTACTGCCGAAGAACTGATCGCGCGTTTACGGGAGGGCAAGATCTATGATGAGTCGAAGATTCCTGCGGCGCTGAATAATTTTTTTAAAAATGACCATATCTTGCAGCTGCGTGAATTGGCGCTGAAAGAAGTGGCTTCACAGGTGCAACGTAAGGTAGAAGCTGAGGTGGTGCATGATCGTCCGGTAAAGAAAGAGCGCTTTATGGCCTGCATCAGTTCCAATGAAAAAACCGCACGGACGGTTATCCGCAAAACAGCTAGGTTGGCAGGCTACTACAATAGCAATTGGTTTGTGTTATATGTGCAGTTGCCTCGGGAAAGTGTAGATCGCATAGCATTGGACAAGCAGCGGCATTTAATCAATAATTTCAAGCTTGCCACCGAGCTAGGGGCTGAAATCATTAAGATTGAGGGAAAGAATGTAGGACGGGAGATTATGGCACAATGCGAACTGCGAAAGATCAGCACTGTTTGTATCGGTAAACCGCGTATTACGCTGAGCAAGATTGTTTTGCTTGGCGATACTTTCCGTGTATTGCTGAATAGGCTGGCGCAAGAGCGCATAGATCTAGTTATTCTATCTTAA
- a CDS encoding porin, producing MNRIVLLASALLGVTGTLIAQEQPSNPLTISGYAEAYYLHDFNNPLNNTRPGFVYSHNRNNEVSVNLAFIKAAYNTQNVRANLALAAGSYMNANYAAEPGVLKNIYEANAGVKVSQKHNLWIDAGIFSSHLGFESAVGKDNWTLTRSLFADNSPYYEAGAKISYTSPSGQWFLSGLVLNGWQRIQRVDGNTTPAFGHQIVYKPNDKLTLNSSSFIGNDKADSVRQMRYFHNLYAIYQISAKFGLTAGFDIGMEQTEKGSSDYNTWYTPVLLAKYAPTARFSLTARGEYYRDEHGVIISAGDTPGGFDTFGYSLNADYAIFGNVVWRTEFRNLQGREATFANRSGNLLINSPTIATAIAVSF from the coding sequence ATGAACAGAATCGTATTGCTCGCTAGCGCGTTGCTAGGTGTTACAGGAACGTTGATCGCGCAGGAGCAACCATCAAATCCGCTGACCATCAGTGGTTATGCTGAAGCCTATTACTTACATGATTTCAATAACCCTCTGAACAATACTCGTCCGGGCTTTGTGTACAGCCATAACCGGAACAACGAGGTTAGTGTCAACTTAGCTTTTATCAAAGCCGCTTACAACACCCAAAATGTGCGTGCAAATTTGGCACTGGCTGCCGGGAGCTACATGAATGCCAACTATGCTGCCGAACCGGGCGTGCTTAAAAACATCTACGAGGCTAACGCCGGGGTCAAGGTATCGCAAAAACACAACCTGTGGATAGACGCGGGTATCTTCTCCTCGCATTTAGGCTTCGAAAGTGCCGTTGGTAAGGATAACTGGACCCTTACCCGTAGTCTATTTGCCGATAACTCGCCTTACTATGAGGCGGGTGCCAAGATCTCTTACACTTCGCCCAGCGGGCAGTGGTTCCTTAGCGGATTGGTGCTCAATGGCTGGCAGCGCATACAGCGGGTGGATGGCAATACCACGCCTGCTTTTGGTCACCAGATCGTGTACAAGCCTAATGATAAGCTGACGCTAAACAGCAGTTCTTTTATTGGAAACGATAAGGCCGACAGCGTGAGGCAAATGCGCTATTTCCATAACCTGTATGCAATTTATCAGATCAGTGCTAAATTTGGTTTGACGGCGGGCTTTGACATTGGTATGGAACAGACGGAAAAGGGTAGTAGCGATTACAATACTTGGTATACACCCGTGCTTCTTGCTAAATATGCGCCAACGGCAAGGTTTAGTCTGACCGCGCGTGGAGAATACTACCGCGATGAGCATGGCGTCATTATATCTGCTGGCGATACCCCCGGCGGCTTTGACACCTTCGGTTATTCCCTGAATGCAGACTATGCGATCTTTGGGAATGTGGTCTGGCGCACGGAATTTCGAAATCTGCAGGGGCGCGAGGCCACCTTTGCCAACCGATCGGGAAATCTGCTGATAAATAGTCCGACTATAGCGACGGCTATCGCGGTTAGCTTCTAA
- a CDS encoding K(+)-transporting ATPase subunit C: protein MKTHLFPAIKLTILLIVLLTVVYPAVVWGIAKLSAAAGQGQTISATGKKYYGNIGQSFTQDKYFWSRPSAVGYNAAGSAGSNKGPSNEEYLAEVQARIDTLLAHNPGVSVSQIPMDLVTASGSGLDPDFSVQAAKVQVARIAKIRNISEAKLIAIIDMHTDRPLWGLFGPEKVNVLNLNIALDNLSGQ from the coding sequence ATGAAAACACATCTATTTCCCGCTATAAAGTTGACGATCCTGCTAATTGTATTGTTGACCGTCGTCTATCCAGCCGTTGTCTGGGGTATCGCCAAGCTATCAGCTGCTGCAGGCCAGGGGCAAACAATCAGCGCTACTGGCAAAAAATATTACGGCAACATTGGACAATCTTTTACACAGGACAAATATTTCTGGTCCCGCCCTTCCGCTGTAGGCTATAATGCCGCGGGATCGGCAGGCAGTAACAAGGGACCGTCCAATGAGGAATATCTCGCCGAGGTTCAGGCACGTATCGATACACTGCTAGCGCACAATCCAGGGGTTTCCGTTTCGCAGATTCCTATGGATCTGGTCACAGCCAGTGGTAGCGGTCTTGATCCAGATTTCTCCGTTCAGGCAGCCAAAGTGCAGGTGGCTCGTATTGCCAAAATCCGAAATATTTCGGAAGCGAAACTGATTGCAATAATCGATATGCACACCGATCGTCCGCTATGGGGGCTCTTTGGACCGGAAAAAGTCAATGTTTTGAACTTGAACATCGCACTAGACAATCTTTCCGGCCAGTAA
- the kdpB gene encoding potassium-transporting ATPase subunit KdpB has translation MSKNQSLFQKEMVQQALKQSFVKLNPKILFRNPVMFTVEVGTLIMAVVCLWILTGEQSQGSFGYNFTVFIILLLTLLFGNFAEAIAEARGKAQADSLRKTREETPAKLQSGQTVSSAQLKKGDVFVCEAGDVIPSDGEIIEGLATIDESAITGESAPVIREAGGDKSSVTGGTKVLSDRIAVRVSTQPGESFLDKMIALVEGAGRQKTPNEIALTILLAGFTLVFIIVTVTLKPFADYANVSITIASFISLFVCLIPTTIGGLLSAIGIAGMDRALRANVITKSGKAVETAGDIDVLLLDKTGTITIGNRKATQFHAAKGVDKEAVIKAAVLSSMADETPEGKSVIELAGVNPLSYGVKDPSFIKFTAETRSSGIDFAGTRIRKGATDAIRAIVLAAGNSFPSEIEETVRIISQNGGTPLVVSENELALGVIELQDIIKTGIQERFERLRKMGIKTVMVTGDNPLTAKYIAEKAGVDDFIAEAKPEDKMNYIKKEQSEGRLVAMMGDGTNDAPALAQADVGVAMNSGTQAAKEAGNMVDLDNDPTKLIEVVEIGKQLLMTRGTLTTFSIANDVAKYFAIIPALFITAIPALQGLNIMNLQSPQSAILSAVIFNAIIIPMLIPLALKGVAYKPIGASALLRRNLLIFGLGGILVPFAGIKVIDMLVSIFI, from the coding sequence ATGAGCAAGAATCAATCATTGTTTCAAAAAGAGATGGTTCAGCAGGCGTTGAAACAATCGTTTGTAAAACTGAACCCTAAAATATTGTTCCGCAACCCGGTGATGTTCACCGTGGAAGTGGGCACCCTGATCATGGCCGTAGTGTGCCTTTGGATCCTGACAGGTGAGCAGTCGCAAGGTAGCTTCGGCTACAATTTTACGGTGTTTATCATCCTGTTGTTAACGCTGTTGTTTGGCAATTTTGCCGAGGCTATTGCCGAAGCGCGCGGCAAGGCGCAAGCGGATAGCTTGCGCAAGACGCGCGAAGAGACGCCAGCCAAGTTGCAAAGCGGTCAAACGGTATCTTCTGCGCAACTCAAAAAGGGCGATGTGTTTGTCTGTGAAGCGGGCGATGTTATCCCTTCGGATGGCGAGATCATCGAAGGCTTAGCCACGATTGATGAAAGCGCTATTACGGGCGAATCGGCACCGGTAATTCGGGAAGCAGGCGGAGACAAGAGCTCAGTTACCGGTGGGACGAAGGTACTCTCTGATAGGATAGCTGTGCGCGTGAGCACCCAACCCGGGGAGAGTTTTTTGGATAAAATGATCGCTTTGGTGGAAGGCGCAGGCCGCCAAAAGACGCCCAACGAGATCGCCTTGACGATCCTGTTGGCCGGATTTACGCTGGTCTTTATCATCGTGACCGTCACCTTGAAGCCCTTCGCAGACTATGCAAACGTCAGCATCACGATCGCTTCCTTCATCTCCCTATTTGTATGTCTTATTCCAACCACCATTGGCGGTCTTTTATCGGCCATCGGTATTGCAGGGATGGACCGCGCCCTGCGGGCGAATGTGATCACCAAAAGTGGTAAGGCGGTTGAAACGGCCGGTGATATCGATGTTTTGCTACTCGACAAAACGGGTACGATCACGATCGGTAACCGTAAGGCTACACAGTTTCATGCCGCAAAGGGCGTAGACAAAGAGGCGGTGATCAAGGCCGCTGTCCTGAGCTCCATGGCAGATGAAACGCCTGAAGGTAAATCGGTGATCGAGCTTGCCGGTGTTAACCCGCTAAGCTACGGGGTGAAAGATCCCTCGTTCATCAAGTTCACAGCAGAAACGCGTAGCTCGGGAATTGACTTTGCAGGAACAAGGATACGTAAAGGTGCAACCGATGCGATCCGAGCCATTGTGCTCGCAGCAGGCAACAGCTTCCCTAGCGAAATTGAAGAAACCGTGCGAATTATTTCACAGAATGGCGGTACGCCACTGGTGGTCAGCGAAAATGAGCTGGCGCTAGGTGTCATCGAACTACAGGATATCATCAAGACCGGTATTCAGGAGCGTTTCGAGCGCCTGCGTAAAATGGGGATTAAGACGGTCATGGTGACGGGCGATAACCCACTGACGGCAAAATATATTGCCGAAAAGGCGGGCGTTGATGACTTTATTGCCGAGGCCAAGCCAGAGGATAAGATGAACTACATCAAAAAAGAGCAGAGCGAAGGCCGGTTGGTCGCCATGATGGGCGACGGGACGAACGATGCGCCGGCACTTGCGCAAGCGGATGTGGGCGTGGCGATGAACAGCGGAACGCAGGCGGCAAAAGAGGCCGGCAATATGGTGGATCTAGACAACGACCCGACCAAGCTGATCGAAGTTGTGGAAATCGGTAAGCAGCTGCTGATGACCCGCGGTACGCTGACTACGTTCAGTATTGCTAACGATGTCGCTAAATATTTTGCGATCATCCCAGCACTTTTTATAACGGCTATTCCTGCTCTTCAGGGATTGAACATCATGAATCTGCAGAGTCCCCAGAGTGCGATATTGTCTGCCGTGATTTTCAATGCTATTATTATTCCGATGCTTATCCCTTTAGCGCTGAAAGGTGTAGCCTATAAGCCGATAGGTGCCAGTGCACTGCTGCGTCGTAACCTGTTGATCTTCGGCCTTGGCGGTATTTTGGTTCCTTTTGCTGGCATCAAAGTGATCGATATGTTGGTTTCGATATTCATCTAG
- the kdpA gene encoding potassium-transporting ATPase subunit KdpA has protein sequence MNTEIFGIIFMFIVSVILAIPFGKYIAKVYAGERTFLDKVFHPLEQFFYNVSGIDPHVEMGWKQHMIAMLTINLIWFILSMLILMTQGSLPLNPDGNPSMSADLAFNTSISFLVNCDLQHYSGESGLSYLGQFWLMFLQFVSAATGMAAVVVLFRAFRDKTVTGLGNFYEYFVKSSTRILLPLSFILALILVFEGSPMTFQGKDTMLTLQGDTVEVSRGPVAAFVAIKHVGTNGGGFYGANSAHPLENPSYISNIAQMIGQLIVPLAMIFAFGHFIRRRKLSWIIFGVMTIGFLILTVPNVLMEMKGNPAIAQMGVDNSLGAMEGKETRIGAAASGFWSIVTTVISTGSVNAMHDSTMPLSGMNQMLAMMVNAFYGGCGVGLLNFFIYIILAVFISGLMVGRTPEFLGKKVEAREMKIAMIIALVHPFLILVGTGLATAFPEQGASTLNNPGFHGFSEILYEYTSASANNGSGFEGLGDNTLWWNITTGIVLILSRFLPIIGPVAIAGLMTQKKYVPEGDGTLKTDTGTFGMMIFTVIVIIAALSFFPALALGPIAEYFSMI, from the coding sequence ATGAATACAGAAATCTTTGGAATTATTTTCATGTTTATCGTTTCGGTCATCCTAGCGATACCGTTTGGTAAATACATAGCCAAGGTGTACGCTGGTGAACGTACATTTTTGGATAAAGTCTTTCACCCCTTAGAACAGTTTTTCTATAACGTAAGTGGCATTGATCCTCATGTTGAGATGGGCTGGAAGCAACATATGATAGCCATGTTGACTATCAACCTAATTTGGTTCATCCTTTCCATGCTGATCCTAATGACGCAGGGATCGCTCCCTTTGAATCCTGATGGTAATCCAAGTATGTCTGCGGACTTAGCCTTCAATACCTCGATATCCTTCTTGGTCAATTGTGACCTGCAGCATTACTCGGGCGAGTCCGGGCTGAGCTATCTTGGTCAGTTTTGGTTGATGTTCTTACAGTTTGTTTCTGCAGCAACGGGTATGGCTGCTGTAGTCGTGCTTTTCCGTGCTTTCCGGGATAAAACGGTCACCGGACTTGGTAACTTTTACGAATACTTTGTCAAATCGTCTACACGCATATTATTGCCCCTATCTTTTATTTTAGCGTTGATCCTCGTTTTTGAAGGTTCGCCAATGACCTTCCAAGGAAAGGACACGATGTTAACCTTGCAAGGCGATACGGTCGAAGTATCCCGAGGGCCCGTCGCCGCTTTCGTAGCCATTAAGCACGTAGGTACCAATGGAGGTGGATTTTATGGCGCCAATTCAGCGCATCCGCTCGAAAACCCGAGCTACATCAGCAATATAGCGCAGATGATCGGGCAGTTGATCGTTCCACTCGCCATGATCTTCGCCTTTGGACATTTTATCCGTCGACGTAAGCTATCCTGGATCATCTTTGGCGTAATGACGATAGGCTTTCTGATCCTGACGGTTCCCAATGTACTTATGGAGATGAAAGGTAATCCAGCTATCGCTCAAATGGGCGTGGATAATAGCCTTGGGGCAATGGAAGGCAAGGAAACGCGGATCGGAGCTGCTGCTTCAGGCTTCTGGAGTATCGTGACCACGGTTATCTCTACAGGCTCGGTCAATGCGATGCATGACAGTACGATGCCGTTATCGGGCATGAATCAAATGCTTGCCATGATGGTCAATGCCTTCTACGGAGGTTGCGGTGTAGGGCTGCTCAACTTCTTTATTTACATCATCCTTGCCGTATTTATCAGTGGCTTGATGGTAGGGCGCACACCCGAATTTTTAGGCAAAAAAGTAGAAGCACGCGAGATGAAGATCGCCATGATCATTGCGCTGGTGCACCCCTTCCTGATTTTGGTCGGCACCGGTTTGGCAACAGCTTTTCCCGAGCAAGGGGCTTCTACATTAAATAACCCCGGCTTTCACGGCTTCAGTGAAATACTCTACGAATACACCTCGGCGTCGGCCAATAATGGTAGTGGTTTTGAAGGGCTTGGCGACAACACCCTTTGGTGGAATATTACAACGGGTATCGTGCTTATCCTGTCCCGGTTTCTGCCTATTATCGGCCCTGTCGCCATAGCTGGCCTTATGACGCAGAAGAAATATGTCCCTGAAGGAGATGGTACACTGAAAACTGATACTGGTACTTTCGGCATGATGATCTTTACGGTAATCGTTATCATCGCTGCCCTTTCATTTTTCCCGGCGCTGGCCCTCGGTCCGATCGCCGAATATTTTTCCATGATCTAA
- a CDS encoding potassium-transporting ATPase subunit F — MALLFIVALAVFGYICYVLIKPEKF; from the coding sequence ATGGCACTACTATTTATCGTAGCACTGGCAGTTTTTGGATATATCTGCTACGTGCTTATCAAACCGGAGAAATTTTAA
- a CDS encoding DUF7674 family protein, which yields MRKLNYSRASYYLAGRFKEIRIEIRNLARHRNFAGVVQALVNYLKSLHSLGKLDKVSRYIDYLGKVYNQGNTYVQYIIENLFVRSLGSFQRRSDPACWDEMTRKMPKVFIEIYQRQMNEHLLIKH from the coding sequence ATGAGAAAGCTCAATTATTCCCGGGCAAGCTACTATTTGGCTGGACGTTTCAAGGAAATCAGAATCGAGATCAGAAACCTTGCTCGGCATAGGAATTTTGCCGGCGTAGTGCAGGCATTGGTCAATTACCTGAAGTCACTGCATTCGCTGGGCAAGCTCGACAAAGTGAGCAGATACATCGATTATCTTGGGAAAGTGTACAATCAGGGAAATACCTACGTGCAATATATTATTGAAAACCTGTTTGTACGTTCGTTAGGCAGCTTCCAACGACGTTCAGACCCCGCATGTTGGGATGAAATGACCCGTAAAATGCCCAAGGTCTTTATCGAGATCTATCAAAGACAAATGAACGAACATCTATTAATAAAGCATTAA
- a CDS encoding S41 family peptidase, which translates to MRSLFLLYFCWASLTSYAQTTKLTKQEVVTDIEALKKILDENSSYVYLNGYDINEDLDRYQRSLPDAISLEEFGLFLGETIGKIGDRHASVRGYRTQDSLYLPLIFAPEKDKVLVLHRDDKNLAFLQPSFPYLKAIDGVPYREIVQKALPEEVTAPKASYFTRAVRELRDIQKVYGYLQKPLPNELKITLSDSLLKNDTTLTLSPVERKKTFRPWDERLESAYLTLKDEEYNKTEILDQLFRVEDKIGYILLPSMVSQDDAPNLFSRIETFMKMIQKDSRALIIDVRNNGGGTRDLTYALAKYLVHPDSIYVVNATRQRGPLPLPEDYIESLHARYLFAYAALDYDEQQKVVEFLKTFKPMYQLEDTKYSAYYFGLLHGKKLASKSMYYDRPVYILANEKSFSAASVFVSIFKGLPHVRIVGMPTDGSSGNSERFELPNSALRIKLSTMVSFQKDGKILDGLGTQPDIRIERDKKQILWKTDAQLEKLRELVVKQEQQQINQ; encoded by the coding sequence ATGAGATCTCTATTTCTCCTTTATTTTTGCTGGGCAAGCCTTACATCCTACGCCCAAACTACCAAGCTGACCAAACAGGAGGTTGTGACTGATATCGAAGCTTTAAAAAAAATATTGGACGAAAATTCATCTTACGTTTATTTGAATGGATACGATATCAACGAAGATCTTGATAGATACCAGCGCAGCCTTCCCGATGCTATCTCTCTAGAAGAATTTGGATTGTTTCTTGGCGAAACCATTGGAAAAATTGGCGACAGACATGCGTCGGTACGAGGCTATCGCACACAAGACTCCCTATATCTACCACTTATTTTTGCGCCAGAGAAAGATAAAGTATTGGTGCTGCATCGAGACGACAAGAATTTGGCCTTTCTACAACCTTCGTTTCCATATCTTAAAGCAATAGATGGTGTCCCTTACCGTGAAATTGTTCAAAAAGCGCTTCCTGAAGAGGTTACGGCGCCGAAAGCTTCGTATTTCACACGTGCCGTTAGAGAGCTTAGGGATATTCAAAAGGTATATGGTTACTTACAAAAACCTTTGCCAAATGAGCTGAAAATTACGCTGTCGGACTCGCTATTGAAAAATGATACCACGCTAACCCTATCTCCTGTGGAGCGAAAAAAGACTTTCCGTCCTTGGGATGAAAGATTGGAGAGTGCATATCTTACGCTAAAAGACGAAGAATACAATAAAACGGAAATTCTTGATCAACTTTTCCGCGTAGAAGACAAAATAGGCTATATCCTGCTTCCGTCCATGGTAAGTCAAGACGATGCCCCTAATTTATTTAGTCGGATCGAAACGTTTATGAAAATGATACAGAAAGATAGTAGAGCCTTGATCATCGATGTACGAAACAATGGTGGAGGAACGCGAGACTTAACTTATGCATTGGCAAAATATCTTGTGCATCCGGATTCCATCTACGTTGTAAACGCCACTAGACAACGAGGTCCGCTACCATTGCCAGAAGATTATATAGAAAGTTTGCATGCCCGGTATTTGTTCGCTTACGCAGCGCTGGATTACGATGAGCAGCAAAAAGTAGTTGAATTTTTAAAGACGTTCAAACCCATGTATCAGCTGGAAGACACGAAATATAGTGCATACTATTTTGGGTTACTTCATGGTAAGAAATTAGCGAGTAAGTCCATGTATTACGATAGGCCTGTCTACATATTGGCGAACGAAAAGAGCTTTAGCGCTGCATCGGTTTTTGTCAGTATTTTCAAAGGCTTACCCCATGTACGCATTGTTGGCATGCCAACAGATGGTTCCAGCGGTAACAGCGAGCGATTTGAACTGCCCAATTCGGCATTGCGGATAAAACTTAGTACGATGGTTTCTTTCCAAAAAGACGGTAAAATTTTGGATGGCTTAGGCACACAGCCGGATATAAGAATTGAACGAGATAAAAAGCAAATTCTTTGGAAAACCGATGCACAGCTTGAAAAACTGCGTGAGCTTGTCGTAAAACAAGAACAGCAGCAAATCAATCAATAG